In Devosia litorisediminis, one genomic interval encodes:
- a CDS encoding MarR family winged helix-turn-helix transcriptional regulator, with product MQSDSLRLHYLLHSADLIEDRLHHQLAPLGIKPRQARILDALARMSRASQVELARAFDVSPASMSTMTARLVAAGFITREVDRHDIRSNTLRLSKKGSDLLDQIRAAWRAIDDVIENAIGPEKARELAEITLELRDALGGKTPGSASEQPPDDV from the coding sequence ATGCAATCAGACAGCCTTCGCCTGCACTATCTGCTGCATTCCGCAGACCTCATCGAGGACCGCCTCCATCATCAGCTTGCTCCGCTTGGCATCAAGCCGCGACAGGCACGCATCCTCGATGCTCTCGCCAGAATGAGCCGCGCGTCGCAGGTCGAACTTGCCCGGGCCTTCGATGTCTCCCCGGCCAGCATGAGCACCATGACGGCACGGCTGGTGGCGGCCGGTTTCATCACGCGCGAAGTCGATCGCCACGACATTCGCAGCAACACGCTCAGACTGTCGAAAAAGGGCAGTGACCTGCTCGATCAGATTCGCGCGGCCTGGCGCGCCATTGACGATGTCATTGAGAACGCAATCGGTCCGGAAAAGGCACGCGAGCTTGCCGAAATCACTCTGGAATTGCGCGACGCTCTGGGCGGAAAAACGCCGGGAAGTGCGTCTGAACAACCGCCGGACGACGTTTAG
- a CDS encoding YHYH protein, whose product MQKTNQAIRTLLLAGAFTTPGIAAAHSDMASFDAAIFVEQPVTVECMLDSGAAASCHEFTVRYLPEGLEIGPFCPVTLDDVGGIWEWTGENGGLYSVDAAFLHMLDDLGYRFFDDDGTVHVVDIATEQPSVDHACINVSADETVTITMRLPVDPVMAETPTALGVVGKVGVALDGVPIFSDAPSIQQTGHMPALDTCGGHIDPGGWYHWHATSTDIDTVFEAEDVAAQCGLEQDSAALFGYAFDGFPMYGSAEADGSSPVALDDCNGHVGVTALGETYHYHSSKEFPNLPACLVGVQAQDNFSTTASAGVGATQAGEGGRNEPPRPTDGGQGGAPAGLDAAAATLGITTEALMDALGDAQGGRPDLAAAAATLGITEGELSAALPAPPMQ is encoded by the coding sequence ATGCAAAAAACCAACCAAGCGATCCGTACTCTACTGCTTGCTGGCGCGTTCACGACGCCCGGTATTGCCGCCGCGCACAGCGACATGGCCAGCTTCGACGCCGCCATATTCGTCGAGCAGCCGGTCACCGTGGAGTGCATGCTGGACAGTGGCGCTGCCGCGAGTTGTCACGAGTTCACGGTGCGCTATTTGCCTGAGGGTCTCGAAATTGGACCATTTTGTCCTGTGACCCTGGACGACGTCGGGGGCATCTGGGAATGGACCGGCGAGAATGGCGGGCTGTACAGCGTTGACGCCGCTTTCCTGCATATGCTCGATGATCTGGGCTATCGCTTCTTTGACGATGACGGCACCGTCCATGTGGTGGATATCGCGACCGAGCAACCAAGTGTCGATCATGCCTGCATCAATGTCTCGGCCGACGAGACTGTCACCATCACCATGCGCCTTCCGGTCGATCCGGTCATGGCAGAAACCCCAACTGCTCTGGGCGTGGTTGGCAAGGTCGGCGTCGCGCTTGATGGCGTGCCGATCTTCTCGGATGCACCCAGCATCCAGCAGACTGGCCATATGCCCGCGCTTGACACCTGTGGCGGCCATATCGATCCCGGCGGCTGGTATCACTGGCACGCCACCTCGACCGATATCGACACGGTCTTTGAAGCCGAAGACGTGGCGGCCCAGTGCGGCCTGGAACAGGACAGCGCCGCCCTGTTCGGATATGCCTTTGATGGCTTCCCGATGTATGGCAGCGCCGAGGCCGATGGATCTTCCCCGGTAGCGCTCGATGACTGCAATGGCCATGTCGGGGTGACGGCGCTGGGCGAGACCTATCACTACCATTCTTCCAAGGAATTTCCGAACCTGCCGGCCTGTCTGGTTGGCGTTCAGGCGCAGGACAATTTCTCGACTACGGCAAGTGCCGGGGTCGGCGCGACCCAGGCTGGTGAGGGCGGTCGCAACGAGCCGCCACGTCCAACCGATGGTGGCCAGGGCGGGGCGCCTGCCGGCCTTGACGCGGCAGCTGCAACGCTGGGGATCACCACCGAGGCGCTGATGGATGCCCTGGGAGACGCCCAGGGCGGTCGCCCTGATCTGGCCGCAGCTGCAGCAACTCTTGGTATTACCGAAGGCGAGCTGAGTGCCGCCCTGCCAGCGCCGCCTATGCAGTAG
- a CDS encoding YHYH protein, translating to MKIAIVAIAGWIAATAPGLAQTQSQADRLEEIAQFFAGADIVSGPSVVDCTLSGGTKTTCFQLTVTTDPQTYTPGPWCPSNISQDASHGGIWLEDGEVHDVDGAFIANLAEFYGDTDWQLFDAQTGDINFTGTLASCEAAARPDVDAAYNNYCVQCLPEYMPDDASVTYVIPLDPQPAARASQTGMSGSGIAYNGIRLDGPAPVDAILDAHTIAPFDDCGGHVNLHVGYHYHAVTTCLDASPATTGPVSADAAAEHGMQIGLAMDGYQIFSHLMGDGSDPADLDACNGHQADNASYHYHAGEAGSNAILACLMAEAGCVSEDADAACDASARPGRP from the coding sequence ATGAAGATCGCCATTGTCGCCATTGCTGGCTGGATCGCCGCGACAGCGCCGGGCCTTGCCCAGACTCAGAGCCAGGCTGATCGTCTCGAGGAGATCGCCCAGTTCTTTGCTGGTGCCGATATCGTCTCGGGGCCGTCAGTTGTGGACTGCACCTTGTCAGGCGGAACCAAAACCACCTGCTTTCAGCTCACCGTGACGACCGATCCGCAGACCTACACGCCCGGCCCGTGGTGCCCGAGCAACATCTCCCAGGACGCGTCACATGGCGGCATCTGGCTGGAAGATGGCGAAGTGCACGACGTCGACGGTGCCTTTATTGCCAATCTGGCCGAATTCTATGGCGATACCGACTGGCAGTTGTTCGATGCGCAGACGGGTGACATCAATTTTACCGGCACACTGGCATCGTGTGAGGCCGCTGCGCGTCCCGATGTCGATGCGGCCTATAATAATTACTGCGTGCAGTGCCTGCCCGAATACATGCCTGATGATGCGAGCGTGACCTATGTCATTCCGCTCGATCCGCAGCCAGCGGCACGGGCGTCGCAGACCGGCATGTCAGGCTCCGGCATCGCCTATAACGGCATTCGTCTGGATGGGCCTGCGCCTGTCGACGCGATCCTGGATGCGCACACCATCGCGCCATTCGACGATTGTGGGGGCCATGTCAATTTGCATGTCGGCTACCACTATCATGCCGTCACGACTTGTCTGGATGCGTCACCGGCAACCACGGGGCCGGTGTCTGCCGACGCCGCCGCGGAGCACGGCATGCAGATCGGGCTGGCCATGGATGGCTACCAGATATTTTCGCATCTGATGGGTGATGGCAGCGATCCGGCCGATCTGGACGCGTGCAACGGTCATCAGGCTGACAATGCGTCTTACCACTATCATGCAGGCGAAGCAGGCTCGAACGCTATTCTGGCCTGCCTGATGGCAGAAGCCGGTTGCGTTAGTGAGGACGCTGATGCGGCGTGCGATGCGTCGGCGCGACCCGGGCGACCGTAG
- a CDS encoding pyridoxamine 5'-phosphate oxidase family protein — protein sequence MTSFEIKPESVIADEQSLRKLFSETHELAVQKQQGALDAHAQAFIRRSPFICIGTQNLVGQADVSPRGDPVGFVKILDKHTLAIPDRPGNNRLDSLVNILENPRVGLLFIIPGFDDTLRVNGHGVLVTDPDVLEGMTVNGRPPKLAIMVKVDEVFLHCAKAFRRAQLWNPEHFQNRSDMPSLIKMILDQSSGAPSDATEQRKLDDDLEEDYKRTLY from the coding sequence ATGACGTCGTTCGAGATCAAGCCTGAGAGCGTCATTGCAGACGAGCAGTCGCTTCGGAAGCTGTTTTCCGAGACGCATGAGCTGGCTGTTCAGAAGCAACAGGGCGCGCTCGACGCGCACGCCCAAGCGTTTATTCGGCGTTCGCCGTTCATTTGCATAGGCACCCAGAACCTGGTGGGACAGGCCGATGTCAGCCCGCGCGGGGATCCGGTTGGCTTTGTCAAAATCCTCGATAAACACACGCTCGCGATACCAGACCGGCCCGGCAATAACCGGCTCGATAGCCTGGTCAATATACTCGAGAATCCGCGCGTCGGCCTGTTGTTCATCATCCCGGGATTCGACGATACCTTGCGCGTGAACGGGCACGGCGTTCTGGTGACCGATCCCGACGTCCTGGAGGGCATGACCGTCAATGGCCGCCCGCCCAAACTGGCGATCATGGTCAAGGTGGATGAGGTCTTTCTGCATTGCGCCAAAGCCTTTCGGCGCGCGCAATTGTGGAACCCGGAGCACTTCCAGAACCGCTCGGACATGCCGTCGCTGATCAAAATGATCCTAGACCAGTCCAGCGGCGCGCCCAGCGACGCAACCGAGCAGCGCAAGCTCGATGATGACCTAGAGGAGGACTACAAGCGCACCCTGTATTGA
- a CDS encoding TetR/AcrR family transcriptional regulator, which produces MATTTPGHLAARKKPLQARSMVTLDAIFEATIQVLLAQGLNRLTTTRVADRAGVSVGTMYQYFPHKQALLYALNERYLDMVADRIETTCSRHAGVPIAEMVDALVNTYWAAKTERSDVTRALYRAAVELDNDALIAAFAQRVDTATIAMFCTAPDVRFADLSLVNTTLLAVIFGTVRNVFERRLPAGLENDVRDQLAQMCRSYLNQAALTDADAPS; this is translated from the coding sequence ATGGCCACCACCACTCCGGGCCATCTGGCTGCCCGCAAAAAGCCGCTTCAGGCGCGCTCGATGGTCACGCTCGACGCCATTTTCGAAGCCACTATTCAGGTTTTGCTGGCCCAGGGTCTCAACCGCCTGACCACCACCCGCGTCGCCGACCGTGCAGGTGTATCTGTGGGCACCATGTATCAGTACTTCCCCCACAAGCAGGCGCTGCTCTACGCCCTCAACGAGCGCTATCTCGACATGGTCGCTGACAGGATCGAGACAACCTGCAGCCGGCACGCAGGCGTCCCCATCGCTGAAATGGTCGATGCTCTGGTGAACACTTACTGGGCCGCCAAGACCGAGCGCAGCGACGTCACCCGCGCCCTTTATCGCGCCGCGGTTGAACTCGACAATGACGCCCTGATCGCCGCTTTCGCGCAGCGCGTCGATACCGCCACCATCGCCATGTTCTGCACGGCCCCCGATGTCCGCTTCGCCGATCTGTCGTTGGTCAACACCACGCTTTTGGCGGTGATTTTCGGCACCGTCCGCAACGTCTTCGAACGTCGCCTCCCGGCAGGCCTTGAAAATGATGTCCGCGATCAACTGGCCCAGATGTGCCGCAGTTACCTCAACCAGGCCGCATTGACTGATGCAGATGCCCCATCATGA
- a CDS encoding SDR family oxidoreductase — protein MTNTQRIALVTGANKGIGFEIARQLKAAGVTIIVGARNGERGETAATALSSADEQVAFIQIDVTDAASIGAAAAEIEVRHGRLDILINNAGIVDAADGPPSVSDIDAVRRLMETNFIGALSVTQAMLPLLRRAPAARIVNLSTTLGSLTINGDPSSPYYEARLIGYNASKAALNMLSVQLAAELAGSGIAVNAVAPGYVKTDLTGHAGYMSAEEGARLPVQYALLGADAVSGRFVAPDGETPW, from the coding sequence ATGACCAACACGCAACGCATTGCGCTTGTGACCGGCGCCAATAAGGGGATCGGGTTTGAAATTGCCCGCCAGCTCAAGGCGGCGGGTGTCACCATTATCGTAGGCGCCCGCAATGGTGAACGTGGCGAGACGGCGGCTACAGCGCTGTCGAGCGCGGATGAGCAGGTCGCGTTCATCCAGATCGATGTGACGGACGCCGCCAGCATTGGGGCCGCTGCCGCCGAGATCGAGGTCCGGCACGGCCGGCTGGACATCCTGATCAACAATGCCGGGATCGTCGACGCGGCAGACGGCCCGCCCAGCGTGTCGGATATCGATGCGGTGAGACGGCTGATGGAGACCAATTTCATCGGCGCGCTGAGCGTGACCCAGGCCATGCTGCCGCTCTTGCGCAGGGCGCCGGCCGCCCGGATCGTCAACCTGTCCACGACATTGGGTTCGCTGACGATCAATGGCGACCCCAGCTCGCCTTATTATGAGGCCCGGCTGATTGGCTACAACGCTTCGAAAGCGGCGCTGAACATGCTGAGCGTGCAACTGGCCGCAGAGCTGGCGGGAAGCGGGATCGCGGTCAATGCGGTGGCGCCGGGCTATGTCAAAACCGACCTGACGGGGCATGCCGGATATATGAGCGCTGAAGAGGGCGCCAGGCTGCCGGTGCAATATGCCTTGTTGGGTGCAGATGCGGTCTCCGGGCGCTTTGTGGCGCCAGACGGGGAAACACCCTGGTAG
- a CDS encoding putative bifunctional diguanylate cyclase/phosphodiesterase produces the protein MYGKISARPLFGSQQPLFNPNGRCLSLWLAGHAAIGLGWAVVFAVIGWWGVVALDIAIIATGLAIYGLIRRGHLTFGLLAAQAALMLIAIIMGLVLNVPTADAPRVSHLYLLLIAALGYLNYQRENSRIQLALIGLCLLAFVVLASAPLASPYVLTMPDTLRVGGTWANAIFATTLLAASVHAMQAEFVRKDRFSRDLMAALWNDEFQLVFQPQVDLARATIGAEALLRWNSPQRGTVSPIEFIPQAEKLGLMIAIGGWVLEKGCYTLAQWGKIPQFRHLTLSVNVSASQLMHADFENFVRDTLVKTRANPRQLILELTESILVTDMELVIARLHRLRALGITISLDDFGTGFSSLSYLRRLPIQQIKIDRGFVQDAASTSQSTSLVKNVIRIGHDLDHDVLAEGVETMEQHTLLAQAGCTQFQGYLYGRPMALADFEHRVENEPRPAAQA, from the coding sequence ATGTATGGCAAGATCAGCGCTAGGCCCCTCTTCGGCAGCCAGCAGCCACTATTCAACCCGAATGGTCGTTGCCTATCGCTATGGCTCGCTGGCCATGCGGCCATTGGTCTGGGCTGGGCCGTAGTCTTTGCGGTCATCGGCTGGTGGGGCGTGGTGGCGCTGGACATCGCCATCATTGCCACCGGGCTGGCCATCTATGGCTTGATCCGGCGTGGCCATCTCACCTTCGGCCTTCTGGCCGCTCAGGCCGCCCTGATGCTCATCGCCATCATCATGGGCCTGGTGCTCAATGTTCCCACTGCCGACGCTCCCCGCGTCAGCCATCTCTATCTGCTGTTGATCGCCGCTCTGGGCTATCTCAATTACCAGCGCGAGAATTCGCGCATCCAGCTCGCCCTGATCGGCCTGTGCCTTTTGGCCTTTGTCGTTCTCGCCAGCGCACCGCTGGCCTCCCCCTATGTCCTCACCATGCCCGACACGCTGCGCGTGGGCGGCACCTGGGCCAATGCAATCTTCGCCACCACGCTGCTGGCAGCCAGCGTCCATGCCATGCAGGCCGAGTTTGTCCGCAAGGACAGGTTCAGCCGCGATCTGATGGCCGCGCTGTGGAATGACGAGTTCCAGCTGGTTTTCCAGCCACAGGTCGATCTGGCCCGCGCCACCATTGGCGCCGAGGCGCTATTGCGCTGGAACAGCCCGCAACGCGGCACGGTATCGCCGATCGAGTTCATCCCGCAGGCCGAAAAGCTTGGCCTGATGATCGCCATTGGCGGCTGGGTGCTCGAAAAAGGCTGCTACACCCTGGCGCAATGGGGCAAAATTCCCCAGTTCCGGCACCTCACCCTGTCGGTCAATGTCAGCGCCAGCCAGCTCATGCATGCCGATTTCGAGAATTTTGTGCGCGACACGCTGGTCAAGACCCGCGCCAACCCGCGTCAGCTGATCCTTGAACTGACCGAGAGCATTCTGGTCACCGATATGGAGCTGGTGATCGCCCGCCTCCACCGCCTGCGCGCGCTGGGCATCACCATCTCGCTCGATGATTTCGGCACCGGCTTTTCGTCCCTGTCCTATCTGCGCCGGCTGCCCATCCAGCAAATCAAGATTGACCGCGGCTTTGTCCAGGATGCCGCCAGCACCAGCCAGAGCACCTCGCTGGTCAAGAACGTCATCCGCATCGGCCACGATCTCGATCACGACGTGCTGGCCGAAGGCGTCGAAACAATGGAACAGCATACCCTGCTCGCTCAGGCCGGCTGCACCCAGTTCCAGGGCTATCTTTACGGTCGACCCATGGCCCTGGCTGATTTCGAGCACCGCGTCGAAAACGAGCCAAGGCCCGCCGCGCAAGCCTGA
- a CDS encoding type 1 glutamine amidotransferase domain-containing protein produces MKILMVLTSHDQLGDTGKKTGFWLEEFAAPYYVFKDAGAEVTLASPKGGQPPIDPSSDAEDAQTEATKRFKGDTAAQQDLAHTTTLADVSADGFDAIFYPGGHGPLWDLAENAHSKALIEAFAGSDRPVGAVCHAPAVFRHTQGQDGKPLVSGKTVTGFTNTEEEAAGLTKVVPFLVEDMLKANGGEYQKGADWASFVVTDGKLVTGQNPASSEEAARKLLGLLG; encoded by the coding sequence ATGAAAATTCTCATGGTTCTGACGTCGCACGACCAGCTGGGCGACACGGGAAAGAAGACCGGCTTCTGGCTCGAAGAATTTGCAGCGCCCTATTACGTGTTCAAGGATGCGGGCGCCGAGGTTACGCTGGCGTCGCCCAAGGGCGGGCAGCCGCCGATTGATCCATCCAGCGATGCGGAAGACGCCCAGACCGAAGCAACCAAGCGCTTCAAGGGGGATACTGCGGCGCAGCAGGATCTGGCCCACACCACCACGCTGGCGGATGTTTCGGCCGATGGTTTTGACGCGATCTTTTACCCGGGCGGCCATGGTCCGCTGTGGGATCTGGCCGAGAATGCCCATAGCAAGGCGCTGATTGAAGCCTTTGCCGGCAGTGACCGCCCCGTGGGGGCTGTGTGCCATGCCCCCGCCGTGTTCCGGCATACCCAAGGCCAGGACGGAAAGCCTCTGGTATCGGGCAAGACGGTGACCGGTTTCACCAATACGGAAGAAGAAGCGGCCGGCCTGACCAAGGTGGTGCCATTTCTGGTCGAAGACATGCTCAAGGCCAATGGCGGTGAGTACCAGAAGGGCGCTGACTGGGCCTCGTTCGTGGTGACCGACGGCAAGCTGGTGACCGGGCAGAACCCGGCTTCATCAGAAGAAGCCGCACGCAAGCTGCTGGGCCTGCTGGGCTAG
- a CDS encoding peroxiredoxin-like family protein — translation MLMPRQKTPDLSVQTLGNGVFNLSEAQGERGTVVCFYRGLHCPICANYLKDLESRIDDFAERGVSVIALSTDTEERARAMADKIGASKLQIGYGLSLEKAREWGLYISTSRGKTSIDIEEPALFSEPGLFLVSPGQTLYYGSVQTMPFVRPHFAELVSALDFAIKTDYPARGEYQGAL, via the coding sequence ATGCTGATGCCCCGCCAGAAAACCCCTGACCTCTCCGTCCAGACCTTGGGCAACGGGGTTTTCAACCTCTCCGAGGCGCAGGGCGAACGCGGTACGGTCGTCTGCTTTTATCGCGGCCTGCACTGCCCCATCTGCGCCAACTACCTCAAGGATCTGGAATCCCGCATCGACGACTTCGCCGAGCGCGGCGTTTCGGTTATCGCCCTGAGCACCGATACCGAGGAACGCGCCCGCGCAATGGCCGACAAGATCGGCGCCAGCAAGCTGCAGATCGGCTACGGACTGTCATTGGAAAAGGCCCGCGAATGGGGCCTCTATATCTCGACCTCGCGCGGCAAGACCTCGATCGACATCGAAGAACCAGCCCTGTTTTCCGAACCCGGCCTGTTCCTGGTTTCGCCCGGCCAGACGCTGTATTATGGCTCGGTCCAGACCATGCCCTTCGTGCGCCCGCACTTCGCCGAGTTGGTCTCCGCACTCGATTTCGCCATCAAGACCGACTACCCGGCGCGCGGCGAGTATCAGGGCGCGCTCTAA
- a CDS encoding helix-turn-helix domain-containing protein, whose translation MQPLDRLSALMARFELSVTATEIAQGNLLVLADAQSGCAMRLILRASGSVAGFDTGGQSVLLSARVDWGGTDNPLLTALPETLEHALCDDDEIKLLTRLLVDEHKGARCGSKSVINRLGEVLVVRLLRRQLEAGSLRVGLLGGLADKRLSRAIVAMHERPERVWSVDDLAEIAGLSVSRFAQLFKAAVGQSPLSYLRKWRLVLAKQDIERGDRVSSTALRYGYGSSEAMSRAFYQQYRIKPVALRKQMAEGPARP comes from the coding sequence ATGCAGCCTCTGGATCGTCTATCCGCCCTGATGGCGCGGTTTGAACTGAGTGTCACGGCAACCGAGATTGCCCAAGGCAATCTGCTGGTGCTGGCAGATGCCCAATCGGGCTGCGCAATGCGACTGATCCTGCGGGCGAGCGGTAGCGTGGCCGGGTTCGATACTGGTGGTCAGAGCGTATTGCTGAGCGCCCGGGTGGATTGGGGCGGTACCGATAATCCCCTGCTGACCGCCTTGCCCGAGACATTGGAACACGCACTGTGCGACGACGATGAAATCAAGCTGCTGACCCGGTTGCTGGTGGACGAGCACAAGGGGGCGCGCTGCGGCTCCAAATCGGTGATCAATCGTCTGGGCGAGGTGCTGGTGGTGCGCCTGCTGCGCCGCCAACTGGAAGCGGGCAGCCTGCGTGTTGGATTGCTGGGCGGGCTGGCCGACAAGCGGCTGAGCCGCGCTATCGTGGCCATGCATGAGCGGCCCGAGCGGGTGTGGAGCGTAGATGATCTGGCCGAGATTGCCGGGCTATCAGTCAGCCGGTTTGCGCAATTGTTCAAGGCCGCCGTCGGGCAGAGCCCGCTGAGCTATCTGCGCAAATGGCGTCTGGTGCTGGCCAAGCAGGACATTGAGCGCGGTGACCGGGTATCGAGTACGGCGTTGCGCTATGGCTATGGCTCGTCGGAAGCCATGAGCCGGGCGTTTTACCAGCAATACAGGATCAAGCCGGTGGCCCTGCGCAAGCAGATGGCCGAGGGGCCGGCGCGGCCTTAG
- a CDS encoding cellulase family glycosylhydrolase — protein MTKTVVSIEGESFLVNGKVLHQGQSYRGHSIEGLLFNSRMANAMSDDENPSTRGVWAYLDGPFSAERNVSEFIAQLPEYNRHGLDAVCINMQGGSPQGYSWVQPWEITAFNADGSIKPAWLERLDQIITACDELGMVVVLGLFYWKQTRVFKDEDAVKAAVTNTVDWLAERGARNVIMEIGNEVDLKFAHEIIEAARGDELIKLAQSHSEGRFDTPAKRLLVSTSLAFPNQPTDAHMACADFLLLHGNATHHPDSVRLLVSRYRANPAYRGQPLVFNEDDHFDFDKSDNNMLAAIEMHAGWGYFDYRMSRENYEYGYQSLPVDWSISTDRKKGFFNLLKQVTGK, from the coding sequence ATGACGAAGACAGTTGTATCGATCGAGGGCGAGAGCTTTTTGGTCAATGGCAAGGTGCTGCATCAGGGGCAGAGCTATAGGGGCCACAGCATTGAGGGCCTGTTGTTCAATTCGCGCATGGCCAATGCCATGTCGGACGATGAGAACCCCAGCACGCGCGGCGTGTGGGCCTATCTCGATGGTCCGTTTTCGGCCGAGCGCAATGTCAGCGAGTTCATCGCCCAGCTGCCCGAATACAATCGGCACGGGCTCGATGCGGTATGCATCAACATGCAGGGCGGCAGCCCGCAGGGTTATAGCTGGGTGCAGCCCTGGGAAATCACGGCGTTCAACGCCGATGGTTCGATCAAGCCAGCCTGGCTGGAGCGTCTGGACCAGATCATCACCGCCTGTGACGAACTGGGCATGGTTGTGGTGCTGGGTCTGTTCTACTGGAAGCAGACGCGCGTCTTCAAAGACGAGGACGCGGTCAAGGCAGCGGTCACCAATACGGTCGACTGGCTGGCCGAGCGCGGCGCGCGCAATGTGATCATGGAAATCGGCAATGAGGTCGACCTCAAGTTCGCCCATGAGATCATTGAGGCGGCGCGTGGCGATGAGCTGATCAAGCTGGCGCAGTCGCATTCCGAAGGGCGGTTTGACACGCCGGCCAAGCGCCTGCTGGTCAGCACCAGCCTGGCATTCCCCAACCAGCCGACTGATGCGCACATGGCCTGCGCCGACTTCCTGTTGCTGCATGGCAATGCCACGCACCACCCTGACAGCGTGCGCCTGCTGGTGTCGCGCTACCGGGCGAACCCGGCCTATCGCGGCCAGCCGCTGGTGTTCAACGAAGACGACCATTTCGATTTCGACAAGAGCGACAACAACATGCTGGCAGCCATCGAGATGCATGCTGGCTGGGGCTATTTCGACTACCGCATGAGCCGCGAAAACTACGAATATGGCTATCAGTCGCTGCCCGTGGACTGGTCGATCTCGACCGACCGCAAGAAGGGGTTCTTCAACCTGCTCAAGCAGGTCACCGGCAAGTAG
- a CDS encoding putative quinol monooxygenase encodes MAYVVVVDLTLAPQHRGDFMPLMLANAAASLAHEPGCRQFDVCVSVQDANSVLLYEVYDSAAAFQTHLESPHFQSFDQNSAAMVTHKSVRSYLLPDTSAAGA; translated from the coding sequence ATGGCCTATGTCGTTGTCGTTGATCTGACACTTGCGCCCCAGCATCGGGGGGATTTCATGCCCCTGATGCTGGCCAATGCCGCAGCCTCGCTCGCCCATGAGCCCGGCTGTCGGCAGTTTGATGTCTGTGTGTCCGTGCAGGACGCCAATAGCGTGCTGCTCTACGAAGTCTATGACAGCGCCGCCGCTTTCCAGACACATCTGGAAAGCCCGCATTTCCAGAGTTTTGACCAGAATAGTGCCGCCATGGTGACCCACAAGAGCGTGCGCAGCTACCTGTTGCCGGATACATCGGCGGCAGGCGCATGA